CGATACAGCGACCCTCACCCGTGCGGTGCAGCTGGCATCGCGTGCGCCCTCCCTGCACAACACCCAACCGTGGCGGTTGGTGGCCGAAGGTGACTGCCTGCACCTGCATCTCGACCCGCACCGGGTGGTGACCGCGACGGACCGGTCCGCGCGTGAGGCGGTCATCAGCTGCGGTGTGCTGCTGGATCACCTGCGGGTCGCCATGGCCGCGGCCGGGTGGACGACCATCGTCGATCGCTTTCCGAATCCCAATGACCTGGATCATCTGGCGACGCTGCAGTTCTCGCCGATGGCCTTCGTCACAGAGGCCCACCGCCGGCGGGCCGATGCGATCCTGGCTCGGCGCACTGACCGGTTGCCGATGACCGCGTACGCGGACTGGGATGCCTTCGAGGTCCTGCTGCGGGCGCGGCTTGCCGAGGGCCCGGTGCACCTGGACGTGCTGGCCGAGGACATGCGCTCGACCGTGGCCGAGGCCGCCGAGCTGACCGAGTCGCTGCGGCTCTACGATTCTGGCTATCACGCCGAACTTGCTTGGTGGACAACACCGTTCGCGACCGAAGACGGTATCCCGCAAAGTTCCCTGGTCTCGGCCTCCGAAAGTGAGCGCGTCGGGGTGGCGCGCACGTTCCCGGTCACCGCGCACAGCGACCGGCGTCCCACCGTCGGCGACGATTCGGCGACGCTGGTGGTGCTGTCCACCGACGGGTACAGCCGGGCGGACGCGCTCGACGCGGGTGAGGCGCTTTCGGCGCTGCTGCTGGAATGCACCCTCTCAGGACTGAGTACCTGCCCGGTGAGCCACGTGACCGAGTTGCACGCCAGCCGCGACATCATCGGCACCCTGATCGGCCGTGACGCCTGCCCGCAGCTGCTTGTTCGGATCGGTATCGCACCCACGATCACCGATGCACCGCCGCCGACCCCGCGTCGCGCTGTCGAGGCCTTCCTGACCTTCGAATCCTGACCATCGAAAAGGAGATGACCATGACCGACACCCTGATCGATCCCACGTCCGTGACCACCGCCGCTGGTGCGGCCGTCGTGGTCGAAGCCGACGGCCGCACCGCCAGCAACGACGCGTTGCACAGCGCGATCGAGGAGGCCCTGCGGCGCGGGGCACCGCTGCGGGTGGTGACCACCTGGGGTGCCCGGCACCGCGAGATGTACGACGCGAGCGCTGTCGCCGAGCGAGACCGGTTGTCTGAGGCGCAGCTGCAGCGGCGCCTGACCCGTGCCCTGAAGCGTTCTCCTGAGCTCGATGTGCAGAGCATCGACGGCTACGACAGCGTGGCGGAATACCTGACGACCTACCCGGAGTCGGCACAGCTGCTGGTGGTGGGTGCCGATCACCCGGATTCGGCCGAGCTGCAGACGGCGTTGGCGGGCTCGGGTTGCGCGGTGCTCACTTGCGATCGGCGCCACCGGTTGTGAGACTCGGGGAATGATCAGAGTTTTTCTGGTCGACGACCATGAGGTGGTTCGACGCGGGCTGATCGACCTGCTCAGCGCCGACCCGGAGCTGGACGTCATCGGCGAGGCCGACTCGGTGGCCCAGGCCCTTGCCCGGGTGCCTGTCCTGGTGCCCGACGTCGCGGTGCTCGATGTGCGGTTGCCCGACGGCAACGGCATCGAGTTGTGCCGGGAACTGTTGTCGCGCATGCCTGATCTGCGCTGCCTGATGCTGACGTCGTTCACCTCCGACGAAGCCATGCTGGACGCGATTCTGGCCGGCGCCAGCGGCTACGTGGTCAAGGACATCAAGGGCATGGAACTGGCCCAGGCGATCAAGGACGTCGGGGCCGGGAAGTCGTTGCTGGACAACCGTGCCGCCACGGCGCTGATGGCCAAACTGCGCGGCGATGCCGAGCGTTCCGACCCGTTGGCCGGGCTGACCCAGCAGGAGCGGGTGCTGCTGGACCTGCTGGGGGAGGGGCTGACCAACCGGCAGATCGCGGCCCGGATGTTCCTTGCCGAGAAGACCGTGAAGAACTATGTGTCGCGGCTGCTGGCCAAGCTCGGCATGGAGCGCCGCACGCAGGCCGCGGTCTTCGCCTCCACCCTGGACCGTCGCAATCAGCCGCAATCATGACTGATACCAGGGTCTTTGGTCCCTGACTGACAGGGCTTTCGCCCATGGTGCGCAGGCCTGCGCGGCCATAGCGTCATCGCTATGGGAATCGAATTGTCAACGCGCAGTGAGCCGGTCGAGATTCTCTCGGAGCGGGAGAGCTGGGAGCTGCTGGGCGGCGTGTCGCTGGGCCGCCTCGTCACCGCGGTGGATGACGAGGCGCACATCTTCCCGGTGAACTTCGTGGTGCAGAACCGCACCATCCTGTTCCGGACGGCGGCGGGCACCAAGCTGATCAGCGCGGCCATCAACAACCAGG
Above is a window of Mycolicibacterium boenickei DNA encoding:
- a CDS encoding Acg family FMN-binding oxidoreductase, which translates into the protein MPDTMFDTATLTRAVQLASRAPSLHNTQPWRLVAEGDCLHLHLDPHRVVTATDRSAREAVISCGVLLDHLRVAMAAAGWTTIVDRFPNPNDLDHLATLQFSPMAFVTEAHRRRADAILARRTDRLPMTAYADWDAFEVLLRARLAEGPVHLDVLAEDMRSTVAEAAELTESLRLYDSGYHAELAWWTTPFATEDGIPQSSLVSASESERVGVARTFPVTAHSDRRPTVGDDSATLVVLSTDGYSRADALDAGEALSALLLECTLSGLSTCPVSHVTELHASRDIIGTLIGRDACPQLLVRIGIAPTITDAPPPTPRRAVEAFLTFES
- a CDS encoding universal stress protein produces the protein MTDTLIDPTSVTTAAGAAVVVEADGRTASNDALHSAIEEALRRGAPLRVVTTWGARHREMYDASAVAERDRLSEAQLQRRLTRALKRSPELDVQSIDGYDSVAEYLTTYPESAQLLVVGADHPDSAELQTALAGSGCAVLTCDRRHRL
- the dosR gene encoding hypoxia response regulator transcription factor DosR/DevR, which produces MIRVFLVDDHEVVRRGLIDLLSADPELDVIGEADSVAQALARVPVLVPDVAVLDVRLPDGNGIELCRELLSRMPDLRCLMLTSFTSDEAMLDAILAGASGYVVKDIKGMELAQAIKDVGAGKSLLDNRAATALMAKLRGDAERSDPLAGLTQQERVLLDLLGEGLTNRQIAARMFLAEKTVKNYVSRLLAKLGMERRTQAAVFASTLDRRNQPQS
- a CDS encoding pyridoxamine 5'-phosphate oxidase family protein — protein: MGIELSTRSEPVEILSERESWELLGGVSLGRLVTAVDDEAHIFPVNFVVQNRTILFRTAAGTKLISAAINNQVLFEADDHTAAEGWSVIVRGIARTLRSDEELEEAEQAQLLPWTATSKTHYIRVSPVRVTGRRFRFGPEPDAR